A section of the Streptomyces sp. V3I8 genome encodes:
- a CDS encoding acetyl-CoA C-acetyltransferase: protein MSPVEPRRVAVVGGTRIPFARSDGPYATASNQEMLTAAVDGLVDRFGLEGPGVVDELVAGAVLKHSRDFNLARETVLGSRLDARTPAYDIQQACGTGLQAVIAVANKITLGQTGSAVAGGADTASDAPLGVNDELRRILLEVRRAGSAGARLKALARIRPGHLVPEIPRNAEPRTGLSMGEHAAVTARRWGVTREAQDELAAASHRRLAAAYERGFFEDLVVPFRGLARDQNLRPGSTVGKLATLKPVFGVGGPEPTMTAGNSTPLTDGAATVLLASEEWASQRGLTPLAYLTAYGTAAVDFVAGDVAGGEDGLLMAPAYAVPRMLERAGLGLGDFDFVEVHEAFASQVLATLAAWEERGLGQVDRARLNVAGSSLATGHPFAATGARIVATLAKLLAERDAPGRGLISICAAGGQGVTAILERP, encoded by the coding sequence ATGAGCCCCGTTGAACCCCGGCGCGTCGCGGTCGTCGGCGGTACGCGCATCCCCTTCGCCCGCTCCGACGGCCCGTACGCGACCGCCTCGAACCAGGAGATGCTGACCGCGGCGGTCGACGGCCTCGTGGACCGTTTCGGCCTCGAAGGGCCGGGTGTGGTCGACGAGTTGGTGGCCGGCGCGGTCCTCAAGCACAGCCGCGACTTCAACCTCGCGCGCGAGACGGTGCTCGGCTCGCGGCTCGACGCCCGCACCCCCGCCTACGACATCCAGCAGGCCTGCGGCACCGGTCTGCAGGCCGTCATCGCGGTGGCCAACAAGATCACCCTCGGACAGACCGGGTCGGCCGTCGCGGGCGGCGCGGACACCGCCAGCGACGCCCCGCTCGGCGTCAACGACGAGCTGCGGCGCATCCTGCTGGAGGTCCGGCGCGCCGGGTCGGCGGGCGCCCGCCTCAAGGCGCTCGCCCGGATCCGCCCCGGCCACCTCGTGCCGGAGATCCCGCGCAACGCCGAGCCGCGTACCGGCCTGTCGATGGGCGAGCACGCGGCGGTCACCGCCCGCAGGTGGGGCGTCACCCGCGAGGCGCAGGACGAACTGGCCGCCGCGAGCCACCGACGACTCGCCGCCGCCTACGAACGCGGCTTCTTCGAGGACCTGGTCGTGCCCTTCCGCGGCCTGGCGCGGGACCAGAACCTCCGTCCCGGTTCCACGGTCGGCAAACTGGCCACCTTGAAGCCGGTGTTCGGCGTCGGGGGTCCCGAACCGACCATGACCGCCGGGAATTCGACGCCCCTGACCGACGGCGCGGCGACCGTGCTGCTCGCGAGCGAGGAGTGGGCGTCGCAGCGCGGGCTGACCCCGCTCGCGTACCTGACGGCGTACGGGACGGCGGCCGTCGACTTCGTCGCAGGGGACGTGGCCGGCGGCGAGGACGGTCTGCTGATGGCGCCGGCGTACGCGGTCCCGCGGATGCTGGAGCGTGCCGGCCTGGGCCTCGGCGACTTCGACTTCGTCGAGGTGCACGAGGCGTTCGCGTCCCAGGTGCTCGCCACCCTGGCGGCCTGGGAGGAACGGGGGCTGGGACAGGTGGACCGGGCCCGCCTGAACGTGGCGGGCTCGTCCCTCGCCACCGGCCATCCCTTCGCGGCGACCGGGGCGAGGATCGTGGCGACCCTGGCGAAGCTGCTCGCCGAGCGGGACGCGCCCGGCCGCGGGCTGATCTCGATCTGCGCGGCGGGCGGACAGGGCGTGACGGCGATCCTCGAACGTCCGTGA
- a CDS encoding long-chain fatty acid--CoA ligase yields the protein MSRDPAARPQPSLPEPEIRRLDGVVREVSVPPLILPVTHGSLADIPFDNADQVPDDAVLSRKGPDGRWRDVTAAEFADQVLAVAKGLIAEGLMPGDRLAIMARTTYEWTLLDFAAWAAGLVTVPVYPTSSVFQTRWILQDSGAVAIAVEHVSQAAALGPERDRLPDVRHMWVFEKGHTDRLAELGRNIPDQEVAVRRGVLGPDSLATIMYTSGTTGRPKGCALTHGNFFAEVDNAVELLHPVFRSTFKEPASTLLYLPLSHVFGRMVAVACMRARVRLGHAPSIRTQELLADLAGFGPTFLLAIPYVLEKVYNTGRATAEKMGRAASFDRAARVARGYGEALEAQQHGTGPGPGAKLRAARALYDPLVYRRVRAALGGKVRQVICGGSPLGRRLASFYAGAGIQVYEGYGLTESTAAATLTYPHRPRLGTVGWPLPGTRVRLAQDGEVLLSGSQVFRGYWDPQAGGVVPAARDGWFATGDIGELDDDGYLTITGRKKDILITTSGKNIAPAPLEDWLRAHPLVSQCVVVGDNRPYVSALITLDAEGMAHWCRMTGRGEVPVATLVTDPELLAVLQRAVDDANRLVSRAESIRRFTVLPLNFTETAGHLTPTMKLRRAVVTREFAREIEEMYEAAQT from the coding sequence GTGTCCCGCGATCCCGCAGCCCGACCGCAGCCCAGCCTCCCGGAACCCGAGATCAGGCGGCTGGACGGGGTCGTACGGGAGGTCTCGGTGCCGCCGCTGATCCTGCCCGTCACCCACGGCTCGCTCGCGGACATCCCCTTCGACAACGCCGACCAGGTCCCGGACGACGCGGTGCTCAGCCGCAAGGGCCCGGACGGCCGGTGGCGGGACGTGACGGCGGCCGAGTTCGCCGACCAGGTGCTCGCCGTCGCCAAGGGGCTGATCGCGGAGGGCCTGATGCCGGGCGACCGGCTCGCGATCATGGCCCGTACGACGTACGAGTGGACGCTGCTGGACTTCGCCGCGTGGGCCGCGGGCCTCGTCACCGTCCCCGTCTACCCGACCTCGTCCGTCTTCCAGACGCGCTGGATCCTCCAGGACTCGGGCGCGGTGGCGATCGCCGTCGAGCACGTCTCGCAGGCCGCGGCGCTCGGCCCGGAACGCGACCGGCTGCCCGACGTCCGGCACATGTGGGTCTTCGAGAAGGGGCACACGGACCGCCTCGCCGAGCTGGGCCGGAACATCCCGGACCAGGAGGTCGCCGTACGCCGCGGAGTGCTCGGCCCCGACTCGCTCGCGACGATCATGTACACCTCCGGCACCACCGGGCGCCCCAAGGGCTGCGCGCTGACCCACGGCAACTTCTTCGCCGAGGTCGACAACGCCGTCGAACTGCTCCACCCCGTCTTCAGGTCCACCTTCAAGGAACCGGCGTCCACGCTCCTCTACCTGCCCCTCTCGCACGTCTTCGGCCGGATGGTCGCCGTCGCCTGCATGCGCGCCCGGGTGCGCCTCGGCCACGCGCCGAGCATCCGTACGCAGGAGCTGCTGGCCGACCTCGCGGGCTTCGGCCCGACCTTCCTGCTGGCCATCCCGTACGTGCTGGAGAAGGTCTACAACACCGGCCGCGCCACCGCCGAGAAGATGGGCCGCGCCGCCTCCTTCGACCGGGCCGCCCGGGTGGCCCGCGGCTACGGGGAGGCGCTGGAGGCCCAGCAGCACGGCACCGGCCCGGGCCCGGGCGCGAAACTGCGGGCGGCCCGCGCCCTCTACGACCCGCTCGTCTACCGCCGGGTCCGCGCGGCCCTCGGCGGGAAGGTCCGCCAGGTGATCTGCGGCGGCTCCCCGCTCGGCCGCCGCCTCGCCTCCTTCTACGCGGGCGCCGGCATCCAGGTGTACGAGGGGTACGGCCTCACCGAGTCCACGGCGGCGGCGACCCTCACCTACCCGCACCGGCCCCGCCTCGGCACGGTCGGCTGGCCGCTGCCCGGCACCCGCGTCCGGCTCGCCCAGGACGGCGAGGTGCTGCTGAGCGGCAGCCAGGTGTTCCGCGGCTACTGGGACCCGCAGGCGGGCGGGGTGGTGCCGGCCGCCCGGGACGGCTGGTTCGCCACCGGCGACATCGGCGAGCTGGACGACGACGGCTACCTCACGATCACCGGCCGCAAGAAGGACATCCTGATCACCACCAGCGGCAAGAACATCGCCCCGGCCCCGCTGGAGGACTGGCTGCGCGCCCACCCCCTCGTCAGCCAGTGCGTCGTCGTCGGCGACAACCGCCCGTACGTCTCCGCGCTCATCACCCTGGACGCCGAGGGCATGGCGCACTGGTGCCGCATGACCGGCAGGGGGGAGGTCCCGGTCGCCACCCTGGTCACCGACCCGGAACTCCTGGCCGTGCTGCAGCGGGCGGTCGACGACGCCAACCGCCTCGTCTCCCGTGCCGAATCGATCCGCCGCTTCACCGTCCTGCCCCTGAACTTCACGGAGACGGCGGGCCATCTGACCCCGACGATGAAACTGCGCAGGGCGGTGGTGACCCGGGAGTTCGCCCGGGAGATCGAGGAGATGTACGAAGCGGCGCAGACGTAG
- a CDS encoding cold-shock protein, whose product MATGTVKWFNAEKGFGFIAQEGGGPDVFVHYSAINASGFRSLEENQAVTFDVTQGPKGPQAENVTPV is encoded by the coding sequence ATGGCTACCGGAACCGTGAAGTGGTTCAACGCCGAAAAGGGCTTTGGTTTCATCGCCCAGGAAGGCGGCGGCCCGGACGTCTTCGTCCACTACTCCGCGATCAACGCGAGCGGATTCCGCTCCCTCGAAGAGAACCAGGCGGTTACCTTCGACGTGACCCAGGGTCCGAAGGGCCCGCAGGCGGAGAACGTCACCCCCGTCTGA
- a CDS encoding menaquinone biosynthetic enzyme MqnA/MqnD family protein, with protein MDNSPESSEGRPDARRSRPRVGHIQFLNCLPLYWGLARTGTLLDFELTKDTPEKLSEQLVRGDLDIGPITLVEFLKHADQLVAFPDIAVGCDGPVMSCVIVSQVPLDRLDGARVALGSTSRTSVRLAQLLLSERFGVEPSYYTCPPDLSLMMQEADAAVLIGDAALRANLLDGPRYGLEVHDLGALWKEWTGLPFVFAVWAARRDYLEREPVLTRKVHEAFLASRDLSLEEVGKVAEQAARWEAFDESVLERYFTTLDFRFGGPQLEAVTEFARRVGPTTGFAADVKVDLLEP; from the coding sequence GTGGACAATTCTCCTGAGTCATCCGAGGGGCGTCCCGACGCCCGCCGCTCCCGGCCGCGCGTCGGCCACATCCAGTTCCTGAACTGCCTGCCCCTGTACTGGGGACTGGCGAGAACGGGCACGCTGCTCGACTTCGAGCTCACCAAGGACACCCCGGAGAAGCTGAGCGAGCAGCTCGTACGGGGCGACCTCGACATCGGTCCCATCACCCTCGTCGAGTTCCTCAAGCACGCCGACCAGCTGGTCGCCTTCCCCGACATCGCCGTCGGCTGCGACGGCCCGGTGATGTCCTGCGTCATCGTCTCGCAGGTCCCGCTGGACCGGCTGGACGGCGCCAGGGTCGCCCTCGGCTCGACCTCCCGTACGTCCGTGCGCCTCGCGCAGCTCCTCCTGTCGGAGCGGTTCGGCGTCGAGCCGTCCTACTACACCTGCCCGCCCGACCTGAGCCTGATGATGCAGGAGGCCGACGCGGCGGTGCTGATCGGCGACGCCGCCCTGCGGGCCAACCTGCTCGACGGTCCGCGCTACGGCCTGGAGGTGCACGACCTGGGCGCCCTGTGGAAGGAGTGGACGGGCCTGCCCTTCGTCTTCGCGGTCTGGGCCGCCCGCCGCGACTACCTGGAGCGCGAGCCGGTCCTGACCCGCAAGGTCCACGAGGCCTTTCTCGCCTCCCGCGACCTCTCCCTGGAGGAGGTCGGCAAGGTCGCCGAGCAGGCGGCCCGCTGGGAGGCCTTCGACGAGAGCGTCCTGGAGCGCTACTTCACGACGCTCGACTTCCGCTTCGGCGGACCGCAGCTGGAGGCGGTCACCGAGTTCGCACGGCGGGTGGGCCCCACGACCGGCTTCGCGGCGGACGTGAAGGTCGACCTGCTGGAGCCGTAG
- a CDS encoding serine/threonine-protein kinase: MRPLEVDEPTVVGPYRLLGRLGSGGMGRVYLGRSAGGRTVAVKIVHPHFALDEEFRARFRREVEAARRVGGAYTAPVLDADPDAPVPWVATGYAAGPTLTAAVTDAGTLADHSVRVLGAGLAEALSAVHGLGLVHRDVKPSNVLLTLDGPLLIDFGIARATDGTASLTSTGVSIGSPGYMSPEQILGKGVTGAADVFSLGAVLAYAATGSSPFPGDSSAALLYKVVHEEPELGALSGELRELVAGCLAKDPASRPSPAAVATALAPEGAARLVAVGWLPGPLVEQVSRSAVHLLNLEATGATPAPSGVVGFSSPSVGSPAGPPREDSAEDGPSAGQGVPGVFGPPDPSYASYSPYSPYAPHPPGAPARVPEPRDAAGAGAGKVSVSVAATSVPGEGGRGRRLSCTVALAVAGALAAVTVGSVFVFDLLPGSGSDDSSDAGPAASAPPSASASASASAGSSDGPSADGSALSAVPESYLGTWEGDGYALDGKLPMGTVRVTVRQAGEGDLLGTFRQTDLIGGTCDTDLFLEEVTAKQLVATSVAKRSTTSECTTGRHEVRLVPVGDGLRYETDNAEAGDPVARMSKVR, encoded by the coding sequence ATGCGGCCGCTCGAAGTCGATGAACCCACTGTCGTGGGGCCCTACCGGCTGCTCGGCCGGCTCGGCTCCGGCGGGATGGGCCGGGTCTATCTGGGCCGCAGCGCGGGCGGCCGTACGGTCGCGGTCAAGATCGTGCACCCGCACTTCGCGCTCGACGAGGAGTTCCGGGCCCGGTTCCGCCGTGAGGTGGAGGCGGCCCGGCGGGTGGGCGGCGCGTACACGGCCCCGGTCCTCGACGCCGACCCGGACGCACCGGTCCCCTGGGTGGCGACCGGCTACGCGGCCGGCCCCACGCTGACCGCCGCGGTCACCGACGCGGGCACCCTCGCGGACCATTCCGTACGGGTCCTCGGCGCCGGACTCGCCGAGGCGCTGTCGGCGGTGCACGGCCTGGGCCTGGTCCACCGGGACGTCAAGCCGTCGAACGTGCTGCTGACCCTCGACGGACCGCTGCTCATCGACTTCGGCATCGCCCGCGCGACGGACGGCACGGCCTCCCTGACCTCGACGGGCGTCTCCATCGGCTCGCCCGGCTACATGTCGCCCGAGCAGATCCTCGGCAAGGGCGTCACGGGCGCGGCCGACGTCTTCTCCCTCGGCGCGGTCCTCGCGTACGCGGCCACCGGCTCGTCCCCCTTCCCCGGCGACTCCTCGGCCGCGCTGCTCTACAAGGTCGTCCACGAGGAGCCCGAACTGGGCGCGCTCTCCGGCGAACTGCGGGAACTGGTGGCCGGGTGCCTCGCCAAGGACCCGGCCTCCCGCCCCTCCCCGGCGGCCGTCGCGACCGCCCTCGCACCGGAGGGCGCGGCCCGGCTGGTGGCGGTCGGCTGGCTGCCCGGCCCGCTGGTGGAACAGGTCAGCCGCAGTGCCGTACACCTCCTGAACCTGGAGGCGACGGGGGCGACCCCGGCACCGTCGGGAGTGGTGGGCTTCAGCAGCCCCTCGGTGGGGAGCCCCGCGGGTCCTCCGCGGGAGGATTCCGCCGAGGACGGCCCTTCGGCGGGGCAGGGGGTGCCCGGCGTCTTCGGCCCGCCCGACCCCTCGTACGCGTCCTACTCCCCGTACTCGCCCTACGCGCCCCACCCGCCCGGCGCCCCCGCCCGGGTACCGGAACCCCGTGATGCCGCCGGTGCCGGTGCCGGAAAGGTGTCCGTCAGCGTGGCGGCCACCTCCGTGCCGGGCGAGGGCGGCCGTGGCCGCAGGCTGAGCTGCACCGTCGCCCTCGCGGTGGCCGGCGCCCTGGCGGCGGTGACGGTCGGCTCGGTGTTCGTGTTCGACCTGCTGCCGGGCAGCGGCTCGGACGACAGCAGCGACGCGGGGCCCGCCGCCAGCGCGCCCCCTTCCGCCTCCGCCTCCGCCTCCGCCTCTGCCGGGAGCAGTGACGGCCCCTCCGCTGACGGGAGCGCCCTCTCCGCCGTACCGGAGTCCTACCTCGGTACCTGGGAGGGCGACGGGTACGCCCTCGACGGCAAGCTCCCGATGGGCACGGTCCGCGTCACGGTCCGCCAGGCCGGCGAGGGCGACCTGCTCGGCACCTTCCGCCAGACCGATCTCATCGGCGGCACCTGCGACACCGACCTCTTCCTCGAGGAGGTCACCGCGAAGCAGCTGGTCGCCACGAGCGTGGCCAAGCGGTCCACCACGTCCGAGTGCACGACGGGCCGGCACGAGGTCCGGCTGGTCCCGGTCGGCGACGGCCTGCGCTACGAGACGGACAACGCGGAGGCGGGCGACCCGGTGGCCCGCATGTCGAAGGTCCGGTAG